A genomic stretch from Shewanella woodyi ATCC 51908 includes:
- a CDS encoding amphi-Trp domain-containing protein gives MSKKEDRDIEKDYPTAEFVAKLRRLADSLESGSKFEIQIAGERIYVPVRAKYNIEHEREGDEEEIEFQIKWTHE, from the coding sequence ATGTCGAAGAAAGAAGATAGAGATATTGAGAAGGATTATCCAACGGCGGAGTTTGTGGCCAAGTTACGCAGGCTAGCAGATTCCCTTGAAAGTGGTAGCAAGTTTGAGATCCAGATAGCGGGTGAGCGCATCTATGTGCCAGTGAGAGCAAAATACAATATCGAGCATGAGCGGGAAGGGGATGAGGAGGAGATTGAGTTCCAGATTAAATGGACCCATGAATAA